In Halobaculum rubrum, the following are encoded in one genomic region:
- a CDS encoding TIGR04206 family protein produces the protein MTHTPPRLPRPTPWRVLVAVLSCGLVPWSVQTFADSGVPFLRFAWGGLSFTPVLYARTLPGYLALSGSPLLVPWVVAAACWLLAVASASLGLVDREDLRVTAGLLVLAGAVNASVAVRFGLQPLRTGYPVGTLVLWAVAAWRYRAWERE, from the coding sequence GTGACCCACACGCCCCCGCGGCTCCCACGACCGACGCCGTGGCGCGTCCTCGTGGCGGTCCTCTCGTGCGGGCTCGTCCCGTGGTCGGTGCAGACGTTCGCGGACAGCGGCGTTCCGTTCCTCCGGTTCGCGTGGGGCGGCCTCTCGTTCACGCCGGTCCTGTACGCGCGGACGCTTCCCGGATATCTCGCGCTGTCGGGGTCGCCGCTGCTGGTTCCGTGGGTCGTCGCCGCGGCGTGTTGGCTCCTCGCGGTCGCGTCCGCGTCGCTGGGGCTCGTTGACCGTGAGGACCTGCGGGTCACCGCCGGCCTGCTCGTGCTTGCGGGCGCGGTGAACGCTTCTGTCGCCGTCCGCTTCGGGCTTCAGCCGCTGCGGACGGGCTACCCGGTCGGGACGCTCGTGCTGTGGGCGGTCGCGGCGTGGCGGTACCGGGCGTGGGAGCGGGAGTGA
- a CDS encoding OBG GTPase family GTP-binding protein has product MGLEDEIEELREEIAETPYNKSTEAHIGRLKSKLAQKKEKLENQSSSGGGHGYAVEKTGDATVALVGFPSVGKSTLINALTNADSETAAYEFTTLNVNPGMLKYRGANIQILDVPGLIEGAAGGRGGGKEVLSVVRTADLVVYLLSVFEIDQYERLAHELYENKIRLDTEPPNISVRKTHKDGIRVTMGDDVSLDEGTVKDVLREHNFVNADVTIPHDLTIDELIDGVMDNREYLPSMVAVNKADLIDEDYLPTVYEDLREHGIDPEEATFISAEEEKGLDALTERIFEKLGLIRIYMDKPGRGIDYEEPLVLREGDTVGDACSKLGGSFDDRFKFARVSGDSAKHDDQQVGQGHELADEDVLRIVARK; this is encoded by the coding sequence ATGGGACTGGAGGACGAGATCGAGGAACTCCGCGAGGAGATCGCCGAAACCCCGTACAACAAGTCCACCGAGGCCCACATCGGCCGGCTGAAGTCGAAGCTCGCCCAGAAGAAAGAGAAACTGGAGAACCAGTCCTCCTCCGGCGGCGGCCACGGGTACGCCGTCGAGAAGACCGGCGACGCGACGGTCGCGCTCGTCGGCTTCCCCTCCGTGGGTAAGTCCACGCTGATCAACGCGCTCACCAACGCCGACAGCGAGACCGCCGCCTACGAGTTCACCACGCTCAACGTCAACCCCGGGATGCTCAAATACCGGGGCGCGAACATCCAGATCCTCGACGTGCCCGGCCTCATCGAGGGCGCCGCCGGCGGTCGCGGCGGCGGCAAGGAGGTGCTGTCGGTCGTGCGCACCGCGGACCTCGTCGTGTACCTCCTGTCGGTGTTCGAGATCGACCAGTACGAGCGCCTCGCCCACGAACTGTACGAGAACAAGATCCGCCTCGACACGGAGCCGCCGAACATCTCGGTGCGCAAGACGCACAAGGACGGCATCCGGGTGACGATGGGCGACGACGTGTCGCTCGACGAGGGGACGGTGAAAGACGTCCTTCGGGAGCACAACTTCGTCAACGCGGACGTGACGATCCCCCACGACCTGACCATCGACGAGCTCATCGACGGCGTGATGGACAACCGGGAGTACCTCCCCTCGATGGTCGCGGTGAACAAGGCCGACCTCATCGACGAGGACTACCTCCCGACGGTGTACGAGGACCTCCGGGAGCACGGCATCGACCCCGAGGAGGCGACGTTCATCTCCGCCGAGGAGGAGAAAGGGCTCGACGCCCTGACGGAGCGGATCTTCGAGAAGCTGGGGCTCATCCGAATCTACATGGACAAGCCCGGCCGGGGAATCGACTACGAGGAGCCGCTCGTGTTGCGCGAGGGTGACACCGTCGGCGACGCCTGCTCGAAGCTCGGGGGAAGCTTCGACGACCGGTTCAAGTTCGCCCGCGTCTCCGGCGACTCCGCCAAACACGACGACCAGCAGGTCGGGCAGGGACACGAACTCGCCGACGAGGACGTGCTCCGGATCGTCGCCCGCAAGTAG
- a CDS encoding type II toxin-antitoxin system VapC family toxin, translated as MSVLVDTGVIYADHDTDAARHEAAVDSLDAVYDGALGQPYVSDYVYDEAITLTLRRGSFSAAKRLGERLRGVEPFPQAYEQLHLSESTFDEAVDVFERYDDQGLSFTDAATIAAVRRHGFDGVLSFDDDFDGLVERFDPATL; from the coding sequence ATGAGTGTGCTCGTGGACACCGGCGTGATCTACGCCGACCACGATACCGACGCCGCGCGCCACGAGGCCGCGGTCGATTCGCTCGATGCGGTGTACGACGGTGCACTCGGACAGCCGTACGTGAGCGACTACGTGTACGACGAGGCGATCACGCTCACGCTTCGACGAGGGTCGTTTTCGGCCGCGAAGCGACTCGGCGAGCGACTTCGCGGCGTCGAGCCGTTCCCGCAGGCGTACGAGCAACTCCACCTCTCGGAGTCGACCTTCGACGAGGCGGTCGACGTGTTCGAACGGTACGACGACCAGGGGCTCAGCTTCACGGACGCGGCGACGATCGCGGCGGTGCGGCGCCACGGCTTCGACGGCGTACTGAGTTTCGACGACGACTTCGACGGGCTCGTCGAGCGGTTCGACCCGGCGACGCTGTAG
- a CDS encoding DUF6684 family protein has protein sequence MAEIFDRDTLLDLTVNVIPLAILLFFVAAFVLVDPFGGLDFYGRVLQMGLLAFPFVALAILTYVSGKAIAGDEKRSAVFFQGQATLEGAPEKHEVEEAIEAEATGEADVEDPYDDAGDDEADDADSDDAADEPDTDDDAGDDEADDADTGDDEAEGTDAEEAGDDEA, from the coding sequence ATGGCAGAGATCTTCGACAGGGACACCCTGCTGGATCTGACGGTCAACGTCATCCCGCTGGCCATCCTCCTGTTCTTCGTCGCGGCGTTCGTCCTCGTCGACCCGTTCGGCGGACTGGATTTCTACGGCCGCGTGCTCCAGATGGGGCTGTTGGCGTTCCCCTTCGTCGCGCTGGCCATCCTGACGTACGTCTCCGGGAAGGCGATCGCGGGCGACGAGAAGCGCTCGGCGGTGTTCTTCCAGGGGCAGGCGACGCTCGAGGGCGCACCCGAGAAACACGAAGTCGAGGAGGCGATCGAGGCGGAGGCGACCGGCGAGGCCGACGTCGAGGACCCGTACGACGACGCCGGCGACGACGAAGCTGACGACGCCGACAGCGACGATGCGGCCGACGAACCCGACACCGACGACGACGCCGGCGACGACGAAGCTGACGACGCCGACACTGGCGACGATGAAGCCGAGGGGACCGATGCTGAGGAAGCCGGCGACGACGAAGCGTAG
- a CDS encoding DUF7541 family protein, which yields MDETPGLSEEYRMVSPWPLFVALGLPIAEIGILFGLIPLAVGGLLLFCGSIAGILRENGYVSSTWRGLAGLSVLVVAGGLALWYADMTTASDLLIRAYAMIGTGVLMLLAGVGGDLFARDAEPGV from the coding sequence ATGGACGAGACTCCGGGGTTGAGCGAGGAGTACCGGATGGTCAGCCCGTGGCCGCTGTTCGTCGCGTTGGGGCTCCCGATCGCCGAAATCGGGATCCTGTTCGGTCTGATCCCGCTGGCCGTGGGCGGTCTGCTCCTGTTTTGCGGGTCGATCGCCGGGATCCTCCGCGAGAACGGGTACGTGTCCTCGACTTGGCGCGGGCTCGCCGGGCTGTCGGTGCTCGTCGTCGCCGGGGGACTGGCGCTGTGGTACGCCGACATGACGACCGCCTCCGACCTGCTGATCCGGGCGTACGCGATGATCGGCACCGGCGTGTTGATGCTGCTCGCCGGGGTCGGCGGCGATCTGTTCGCGCGCGACGCCGAACCGGGTGTGTAG
- a CDS encoding AI-2E family transporter — protein MNEKRLVVALFGVAVAVVIGALAYRFIAAFTVSVFLYYSTRRYHRFLARFRVPPRVRAGVVLASLAIPLILLISYAGVLLVVEARQFVADTALVSAAASNIAWFAAIERIPEFTVQGIYEAYRSGDLEPFVEFATENAAFLTTVVSEFALNLLVVTIVTYYLLVDGDRISDWLLRFDDDAIVREYLEAVDRELEAVLFGNLLNVVAISLIAIATFSTYNALAPAGVRVPYPALAGAITGIASLVPIVGMKIVYLPVTAAMAVPPLLDGAFAELGYVLAFLVVAVVVVDTVPDLVLRPLLSGDETHVGLLMLAYTLGPVVLGFYGLFFAPIVLVIGLTFANTALPRLLGADDARTTLSGADDPEGDRERDDDTDPRVDDGAGTDVDDGAGADVDDGAGVDPDPTG, from the coding sequence GTGAACGAGAAGCGGCTCGTCGTCGCGCTGTTCGGGGTCGCGGTCGCGGTCGTCATCGGGGCGCTCGCGTACCGATTCATCGCGGCGTTCACCGTCTCGGTGTTCCTCTACTACTCGACGCGGCGGTATCACCGGTTCCTGGCGCGATTCCGGGTCCCGCCGCGAGTGCGGGCGGGGGTCGTGCTCGCGTCGCTGGCGATCCCGCTGATCTTGCTCATCAGCTACGCGGGCGTCCTGCTCGTCGTCGAGGCGCGGCAGTTCGTCGCCGACACCGCGCTGGTGAGCGCGGCGGCGTCGAACATCGCGTGGTTCGCCGCGATCGAGCGCATCCCGGAGTTCACCGTTCAGGGGATCTACGAGGCGTATCGCTCGGGCGATCTGGAGCCGTTCGTCGAGTTCGCGACCGAGAACGCCGCCTTCCTCACGACGGTCGTCTCGGAGTTCGCGCTCAACCTCCTCGTCGTCACCATCGTCACCTACTACCTGCTCGTCGACGGCGACCGCATCAGCGACTGGCTGCTCCGGTTCGACGACGACGCCATCGTCCGCGAGTACCTGGAGGCCGTCGACCGCGAACTCGAGGCGGTGCTGTTCGGCAACCTCCTGAACGTGGTCGCCATCTCGCTCATCGCGATCGCGACGTTCAGCACGTACAACGCGCTCGCTCCCGCGGGCGTCCGCGTGCCGTACCCCGCCCTCGCGGGCGCGATCACCGGGATCGCGAGCCTCGTTCCGATCGTCGGGATGAAGATCGTCTATCTCCCGGTGACCGCGGCGATGGCGGTCCCGCCGCTGCTCGACGGGGCGTTCGCGGAACTGGGGTACGTCCTCGCGTTCCTCGTTGTCGCGGTCGTCGTCGTCGACACGGTCCCGGATCTGGTGTTGCGGCCGCTGTTGAGCGGCGACGAGACCCACGTCGGCCTGCTGATGCTCGCGTACACGCTCGGGCCGGTCGTGCTCGGCTTCTACGGACTGTTCTTCGCGCCGATCGTGCTCGTGATCGGGCTCACGTTCGCGAACACCGCCCTCCCGCGGCTGCTCGGCGCTGACGACGCCCGGACGACGCTGTCCGGGGCCGACGACCCCGAGGGCGACCGTGAGCGCGACGACGATACGGACCCACGCGTCGACGACGGAGCCGGCACGGACGTGGACGACGGGGCGGGCGCGGATGTCGACGACGGCGCTGGCGTCGATCCCGACCCGACCGGGTAG
- a CDS encoding VOC family protein, whose translation MAYTLDHVMMRIEDEEESLDWYTEHLDYEIKGEMDGGDFTNYYLGPENVHDEGALLELTYNHGDHTYELGDAWGHIAVRVEDVEEAYYELMDEGVEDYRPPEENPGYAFVTDPDGHEIEIVERDHGARWSIDHTMIRVEDATEALGYWTRTFEYEHTGRWEADTFANYFMKPEDAADEAMAIELTYNYDGRSYTLGDAWGHVCVRADDLTDDWETLMTRETEDYRDPESCDYAYGFTKDPDGHEIELLER comes from the coding sequence ATGGCGTACACGCTCGACCACGTGATGATGCGGATCGAGGACGAGGAGGAATCCCTCGACTGGTACACCGAGCATCTCGACTACGAGATCAAAGGCGAGATGGACGGCGGCGACTTCACGAACTACTACCTCGGGCCCGAGAACGTGCACGACGAGGGCGCGCTGCTGGAGCTCACCTACAACCACGGCGACCACACCTACGAGCTGGGCGACGCGTGGGGGCACATCGCCGTTCGCGTCGAGGACGTGGAGGAGGCGTACTACGAGCTGATGGACGAGGGCGTCGAGGACTATCGCCCGCCCGAGGAGAACCCCGGATACGCGTTCGTGACGGACCCCGACGGCCACGAGATCGAGATCGTCGAGCGCGACCACGGCGCCCGCTGGTCGATCGATCACACCATGATCCGCGTCGAGGACGCCACCGAGGCGCTCGGCTACTGGACGCGCACGTTCGAGTACGAACACACCGGGCGCTGGGAGGCCGACACGTTCGCGAACTACTTCATGAAGCCCGAGGACGCCGCCGACGAGGCGATGGCGATCGAGCTCACGTACAACTACGACGGCCGGAGCTACACGTTGGGCGACGCGTGGGGGCACGTGTGCGTCCGCGCGGACGACTTGACGGACGACTGGGAGACCCTGATGACGCGCGAGACCGAGGACTACCGCGACCCCGAGTCGTGCGACTACGCCTACGGGTTCACGAAGGACCCGGACGGGCACGAGATCGAGCTGCTGGAGCGGTAG